GCAGGAGCAGACGCAGTTGTGGCAGAGGGAACAGAGTCCGGAGGACATATTGGTGAGGAAACCACTATGACATTAGTGCCTCAGGTTGTGGACGCAGTGAGTATTCCTGTTATTGCAGCCGGCGGCATTGGAGACGGAAGAGGCATTGCGGCGGCTTTTATGCTGGGAGCTGAGGCAGTACAGATTGGAACGCGTTTTGTTGTTTCTAAAGAGTCTATTGTACATGACAATTACAAGCAGCGTATTATTAAAGCGAAGGATATTGATTCTGCAGTAACAGGCAGAACTCATGGACATCCTGTTCGCTGTCTGAGAAATCAGATGACAAGAGAATATAACAGACTGGAGCAGGAGGGAAAAAGCTTTGAGGAGCTGGAATACCTGACTCTGGGCGCACTTAGAAAGGCAGTTATGGAGGGTGACGTAATAAACGGTACCGTCATGGCTGGACAGATTGCAGGTCTGATTAGTAAAGAGCAGACATGTAAGGAAATGATCGAAGAAATGATGGCGCAGGCTGAATCATTGTTAAAAGGAGCCAGATAATGAGTAAAATTGCATTTATTTTCCCGGGTCAGGGAGCACAGAAAGCCGGAATGGGAAAAGATTTCTATGAGCAGACAGAAACTGGAAAGGCAGTGTTTGACAAGGCAAGCGAATTACTGGGCTTTTCCATGCCGGAATTATGTTTTACAGAAAATGACAGGTTGGATATTACAGAGTATACACAGGCGGCTATGGTTACTACAAGTATAGCTATGATGAAGGTTCTGGAAGAAAGAACGGGAATTAAGCCTGATGTGGCAGCAGGCCTTAGCCTGGGAGAATATTGTGCACTTGTGGCTGCAGGCGTAATGAGCCAGGCAGACGCTATTACTACAGTCAGGCAAAGGGGAATTCTGATGCAGGAGGCAGTTCCTGTGGGAGTTGGAGCTATGGCAGCTGTTCTTACATTAGATGCCTCTAAAATTGAGGAGGTTCTGGCAGATATTGATGGCGTTCAGATCGCCAATTATAACTGTCCGGGGCAGATTGTAATTTCCGGTGTAAAGGAAGCTGTAGAAGAGGCTTGTGGAAAGCTGAAGGAAGCTGGGGCAAAGCGGACGATTATGCTGAATGTAAGCGGACCTTTCCACTCCAGTATGCTGACAGGAGCCGGTGAAAAGCTTAAAGAGGTTTTAGATCAGGTAGAGGTACATACGCCGGTTATCCCATATGTGGCTAATGTTAACGCCCAATATGTGACAGAGACTTCCCAGGTGAAACCTCTTTTAAAGGAACAAGTGTCTTCTTCTGTCAGATGGGAGCAAAGCGTAAGAACAATGCTGGAAGACGGAGTAGATACATTTATTGAAATCGGCCCAGGTAAAACTTTGGCTGGTTTCCTGAAGAAGATAGCAAAAGACGTAAAAGTAATAAATATAGATTCCTTGGAGTCTGTAGAGGCTTTAAAGGAGAGCGGGCTGTAAAGTCCCGTATTGTATCAGGAGGAGTATATGTTAGATAACAAGGTAGCAGTTGTAACAGGGGCAAGCCGGGGAATTGGACGAGCTATTGCGCTGAAGCTGGCAAAGGATGGAGCTACTGTAATCGTAAATTATAACGGTTCTGCGGCAAAGGCAGAGGAGGTAGTAAAGGAAATCCAGGAAGCGGGCGGACAGGCAGAAGCGATTCAGTGTAATGTTTCAGATTTTACTATGGCCGGTGAATTTTTAGGCGGAGTAGTAAAAAAATACGGCAGGGTTGACATTTTAGTAAATAATGCAGGTATTACAAGAGACGGTCTTCTGATGAAAATGTCAGAGGCAGATTTTGACGCAGTTATTAATACAAACTTAAAAGGTGCGTTTAACTGTATGCAGCACCTTTCCAGACAAATGATAAAACAAAAATCAGGAAGAATCATTAATATTTCTTCTGTATCAGGAGTAATGGGCAACGCAGGACAGGCGAATTACAGCGCTTCTAAGGCTGGAGTAATCGGCCTTACAAAGGCAGCGGCAAGAGAAATGGCCAGCCGCGGAATTACTGTAAACGCAATTGCCCCTGGATTTATTGCAACAGAAATGACAGAGGTACTTTCTGATTCAGTAAAAGAGGCAGTGACAGGCCAGATTCCCATGAAGCATTTTGGAGCTCCAGAGGATATCGCAAATACAGCAGCATTTTTAGCGTCTGAAGAAGCCGCATACATTACAGGTCAAGTAATCTGTGTAGACGGCGGCATGGCAATGTAAGGAGAGAAAAAATGAAAAACAGAGTAGTAGTAACCGGCTTGGGAGCTATCACGCCTATTGGTAATGATGTAGAAAGCTTTTGGAATGGGCTGAAAAACAAAACAGTTGGAATTGGACCCATTACCTATTTTGATACAGCTGATTATAAGGCAAAGCTGGCGGCAGAAGTAAAAGAATTTGATCCTAAAAATTATATGGACCCCAAAACTGCAAAAAGAATGGAAAAGTTTTCCCAGTTTGCAGTGGCAGCTACTAAAGAAGCTTTAGAAGATGCAGGACTGGACATGGAAAAGGAAGATCCTTACCGTGTAGGAGTCAGCGTAGGCTCAGGAATCGGAAGCCTTCAGGCAGTAGAAAGAGAATATAAAAAATTGCTGGAAAAGGGACCTGGACGTGTAAACCCTTTGCTGGTGCCTATGATGATCAGCAATATGGCTGCAGGAAATGTGGCAATTCAGTTTGGATTAAAGGGAAAGTGTATTAACGTAGTTACTGCCTGCGCAACAGGCACACATTCTATTGGAGAAGCATTCCGCTCTATTCAGTACGGAGAGGCGGACGTTATGGTGGCAGGCGGTACAGAGGCCAGCATCACACCTATTGGAGTAGCTGGATTTACAGCTCTTACAGCTTTAAATACAACAGATGATGCTGCCAGAGCATCCATTCCTTTTGATAAAGAGAGAAACGGATTTATTATGGGAGAAGGCGCAGGCGTTGTTGTTCTGGAGTCTTTAGATCACGCCCTGGCAAGAGGCGCAAAAATTTATGCAGAAGTAGGCGGATACGGAGCTACCTGCGACGCTTATCATATTACATCCCCTGCAGAGGATGGAAGCGGAGCTGCAAGAGCTATGGAAGAAGCAATTAAGGATGCAGGCTTAACTCCTGCAGACGTTGACTATGTAAACGCTCACGGAACAAGTACTCATCA
The window above is part of the Lachnoclostridium edouardi genome. Proteins encoded here:
- the fabK gene encoding enoyl-[acyl-carrier-protein] reductase FabK, translating into MKTRITELLGIEYPVIQGGMAWVAEHNLAAAVSEAGGLGLIGGANAPGEVVRDEIRKAKKLTDKTFGVNVMLLSPHADDVAKVVVEEGIKVVTTGAGNPAKYMEMWKAAGIKVIPVVASVALAKMMERAGADAVVAEGTESGGHIGEETTMTLVPQVVDAVSIPVIAAGGIGDGRGIAAAFMLGAEAVQIGTRFVVSKESIVHDNYKQRIIKAKDIDSAVTGRTHGHPVRCLRNQMTREYNRLEQEGKSFEELEYLTLGALRKAVMEGDVINGTVMAGQIAGLISKEQTCKEMIEEMMAQAESLLKGAR
- the fabD gene encoding ACP S-malonyltransferase, with the protein product MSKIAFIFPGQGAQKAGMGKDFYEQTETGKAVFDKASELLGFSMPELCFTENDRLDITEYTQAAMVTTSIAMMKVLEERTGIKPDVAAGLSLGEYCALVAAGVMSQADAITTVRQRGILMQEAVPVGVGAMAAVLTLDASKIEEVLADIDGVQIANYNCPGQIVISGVKEAVEEACGKLKEAGAKRTIMLNVSGPFHSSMLTGAGEKLKEVLDQVEVHTPVIPYVANVNAQYVTETSQVKPLLKEQVSSSVRWEQSVRTMLEDGVDTFIEIGPGKTLAGFLKKIAKDVKVINIDSLESVEALKESGL
- the fabG gene encoding 3-oxoacyl-[acyl-carrier-protein] reductase, translating into MLDNKVAVVTGASRGIGRAIALKLAKDGATVIVNYNGSAAKAEEVVKEIQEAGGQAEAIQCNVSDFTMAGEFLGGVVKKYGRVDILVNNAGITRDGLLMKMSEADFDAVINTNLKGAFNCMQHLSRQMIKQKSGRIINISSVSGVMGNAGQANYSASKAGVIGLTKAAAREMASRGITVNAIAPGFIATEMTEVLSDSVKEAVTGQIPMKHFGAPEDIANTAAFLASEEAAYITGQVICVDGGMAM
- the fabF gene encoding beta-ketoacyl-ACP synthase II: MKNRVVVTGLGAITPIGNDVESFWNGLKNKTVGIGPITYFDTADYKAKLAAEVKEFDPKNYMDPKTAKRMEKFSQFAVAATKEALEDAGLDMEKEDPYRVGVSVGSGIGSLQAVEREYKKLLEKGPGRVNPLLVPMMISNMAAGNVAIQFGLKGKCINVVTACATGTHSIGEAFRSIQYGEADVMVAGGTEASITPIGVAGFTALTALNTTDDAARASIPFDKERNGFIMGEGAGVVVLESLDHALARGAKIYAEVGGYGATCDAYHITSPAEDGSGAARAMEEAIKDAGLTPADVDYVNAHGTSTHHNDLFETKAIKLALGDHAYNVKINSTKSMIGHLLGAAGGVEFITCVKSIEEGFVHATAGLEILDEECDLDYTKGEGVEKEVNCAISNSLGFGGHNATLLVKKYMK